Proteins co-encoded in one Rubrobacter aplysinae genomic window:
- a CDS encoding alpha-amylase family glycosyl hydrolase gives MDANGDGVGDLPGVVSKLDYLRWLRVDAVWLSPFYPSPMADFGYDIADHCGVDPLFGELADFDELLEGAHRREIRVILDYVPNHTSDEHPWFVEARSSRQSPKRAWYIWADPAPGGGPPNNWESIFGGGSWTWDEATRQYYMHTFDTRQPDLNWRNPEVREAMYGVLRFWLDRGVDGFRIDALSSLFKDEGLRDNPPNPDWRAGDPASQRQHRVYTDDQTEVLDVVRRMRSIADEYEGDRVLIGELYLPLGRLMRYYGTELDGLHLPFNFGLVQIPEWSAGALESLVEEYEAALPEGASPNWVLGNHDNPRLATRLGQAGTRVAQMLLLTLRGSPTCYYGDEIGMMDAEIPPEMTRDPQGIHTPEYNRDPARTPMRWDDSPNAGFCPPDVEPWLPLPESDSANVRAQSQDPRSTLSLVRRLIHLRHQTPALEAGSYHPLNVGADGIFAYVRECGGQRVLAIFNLGPEAATLDLSRSGPSGEVLCSTHLDRDGEVGLNSLGVRPDEGLLVSLSGISA, from the coding sequence ATGGACGCGAACGGCGACGGGGTGGGAGACCTGCCCGGCGTGGTCTCGAAGCTCGACTACCTGCGGTGGCTGAGAGTGGACGCCGTCTGGCTCTCTCCATTCTACCCGTCCCCGATGGCGGATTTCGGCTACGACATCGCCGACCACTGCGGCGTGGACCCACTGTTCGGAGAGCTCGCAGACTTCGACGAGTTGCTGGAGGGCGCTCACCGGCGCGAGATACGGGTGATCCTGGACTACGTGCCGAACCATACCTCCGACGAGCATCCCTGGTTCGTGGAGGCCCGTTCCTCCCGGCAGAGCCCGAAACGGGCCTGGTACATCTGGGCCGACCCGGCCCCCGGCGGTGGGCCGCCGAACAACTGGGAGAGCATCTTCGGCGGCGGGTCGTGGACCTGGGATGAGGCCACGCGGCAGTACTACATGCACACCTTCGACACCCGCCAGCCCGACCTGAACTGGCGCAACCCCGAGGTCCGGGAGGCGATGTACGGCGTCCTACGATTCTGGCTGGACCGCGGCGTGGACGGCTTCCGCATAGACGCGCTCTCCTCGCTGTTCAAGGACGAGGGGCTCCGGGACAACCCGCCAAACCCCGACTGGAGAGCGGGAGACCCGGCCTCCCAGCGCCAGCACAGGGTATACACCGACGACCAGACCGAGGTGCTCGACGTGGTGCGGCGGATGCGGAGCATAGCCGACGAGTACGAGGGGGACAGGGTGCTCATAGGCGAGCTCTACCTGCCCCTGGGGCGTCTGATGCGCTACTACGGTACTGAGCTCGACGGGCTGCACCTGCCGTTCAACTTCGGCCTCGTCCAGATCCCGGAGTGGAGCGCCGGGGCCCTGGAATCGCTCGTCGAGGAGTATGAGGCCGCGCTCCCCGAGGGGGCGTCCCCGAACTGGGTGCTCGGCAACCACGACAACCCGAGGCTCGCCACCCGCCTGGGACAGGCCGGGACCAGGGTCGCCCAGATGCTGCTGCTAACCCTGCGCGGCAGCCCGACCTGCTATTACGGAGACGAGATCGGTATGATGGACGCCGAGATCCCACCAGAGATGACCCGGGATCCGCAAGGCATCCACACGCCGGAGTACAACCGCGACCCCGCGCGCACCCCGATGCGGTGGGACGACTCGCCAAACGCCGGGTTCTGCCCCCCCGACGTCGAGCCCTGGCTGCCGCTCCCCGAATCGGACTCGGCCAACGTACGCGCCCAGAGCCAGGATCCGCGCTCCACGCTCTCCCTGGTACGGCGCCTGATACACCTCAGACACCAGACCCCGGCGCTAGAGGCGGGCTCCTACCATCCACTGAACGTCGGGGCGGACGGGATCTTCGCCTACGTGCGCGAGTGCGGCGGCCAACGGGTGCTGGCGATCTTCAACCTCGGCCCGGAAGCCGCGACCCTGGATCTCAGCCGATCCGGGCCATCCGGCGAGGTGCTCTGCTCCACTCACCTGGACCGCGACGGAGAGGTGGGCCTCAACAGCCTTGGCGTAAGGCCGGATGAAGGGCTATTGGTCTCGTTATCCGGCATCTCTGCATAG
- a CDS encoding phosphate-starvation-inducible PsiE family protein, with amino-acid sequence MDSGSGNSPRITRVIDAAEKVVYYVAALFLVAMILLVFAAAGKEVLSVVQNGLLKTALNVLDSVLLVFIFAELLSTISTIVREREIVAEPFLLIGIIAVVRRILAVTVSIEQSLGTPEFRDLLIELGVLTALVVALSAALYFNRKANRESLNGA; translated from the coding sequence ATGGACTCTGGAAGCGGAAACAGCCCCCGGATCACCCGCGTAATAGACGCCGCCGAGAAGGTGGTGTACTACGTCGCCGCCCTGTTCCTGGTGGCGATGATACTGCTGGTGTTCGCCGCCGCGGGCAAAGAAGTGCTCTCCGTGGTCCAGAACGGCCTCCTGAAGACGGCGCTAAACGTGCTCGACAGCGTGCTCCTGGTATTCATCTTCGCCGAGCTCCTCTCCACCATAAGCACCATCGTCAGGGAGCGGGAGATAGTGGCCGAGCCTTTCCTGCTCATCGGGATCATAGCCGTCGTAAGGCGCATCCTGGCCGTGACCGTCTCTATAGAGCAGAGCCTCGGCACGCCGGAGTTCCGGGACCTCCTGATAGAGCTCGGCGTGCTCACCGCGCTCGTCGTCGCGCTCTCGGCGGCGCTGTATTTCAACCGGAAGGCCAACAGGGAGTCCCTGAACGGGGCGTAG
- the purH gene encoding bifunctional phosphoribosylaminoimidazolecarboxamide formyltransferase/IMP cyclohydrolase: MRRRALVSVADKTGVVEFCRRLSEMGFEIISTGGTARELSEAGMGVTPVEQVTGSPEILGGRVKTLHPRIHGGILADLESPDQVTELVSHDIAPVDLVCVNLYRFEQAVAAPGVEEKEAIENIDVGGPTMLRAAAKNFRSVTVVPGPDHYDEVLSELSSEGHVSEESRRALALAAFRRTAEYDASISGWLASGERNDGDGNNGNGGDGETYAFPERRTVEQERFMPLRYGENPHQDAAYYADAGGEHLLSGVERLGERELSFNNLYDVDAARSVLADLTEWEPDGAAAVIVKHANPCGAAVAAGVSEAYQWAFDGDPVSAFGGIVALSQGVDADLAEGISRVFTEVLVAPEFSPAALEVFEAKPNMILLQAGPLRSPRLSAKPVTGGLLVQEGDRIEDGSDYRAVAGEPSEAQMRDLNFAWRVARGVKSNAIVLASGGATVGIGAGQPSRVDSSKIATRKAGDAARGAVAASDAFFPFADGVEQLADAGVTAVIQPGGSKRDEEVISAAAERGIAMVFTGRRHFLH; this comes from the coding sequence ATGAGGCGCCGGGCTCTGGTCTCGGTGGCCGACAAGACGGGGGTGGTCGAGTTCTGCCGGCGGCTTTCGGAGATGGGGTTCGAGATCATCTCCACCGGCGGCACCGCCCGGGAGCTTTCAGAAGCCGGGATGGGAGTAACGCCCGTGGAGCAGGTCACGGGCTCACCGGAGATACTCGGAGGCCGGGTAAAGACGCTCCACCCCCGCATACACGGCGGGATCCTGGCAGACCTGGAGAGCCCGGATCAGGTCACCGAGCTCGTGAGCCACGACATCGCCCCCGTGGACCTGGTCTGCGTCAACCTGTACCGCTTCGAGCAGGCGGTCGCCGCCCCCGGGGTGGAGGAGAAGGAGGCCATCGAGAATATAGACGTCGGCGGCCCGACGATGCTGCGGGCGGCGGCAAAGAACTTCCGCTCGGTCACGGTGGTGCCGGGGCCTGACCACTACGATGAGGTCCTCTCAGAGCTCTCCTCCGAGGGTCACGTATCGGAGGAGAGCCGCCGCGCCCTCGCCCTCGCCGCTTTCCGCCGCACCGCCGAGTACGACGCCAGCATCTCGGGCTGGCTCGCGAGCGGAGAGAGAAACGACGGGGACGGAAACAACGGGAACGGTGGAGACGGGGAGACCTACGCGTTCCCCGAGCGCCGCACGGTGGAACAGGAGCGGTTCATGCCCCTGCGCTACGGTGAGAACCCGCACCAGGATGCCGCCTACTATGCCGACGCGGGCGGGGAGCACCTGCTCTCCGGGGTGGAGCGGCTCGGTGAGCGCGAGCTCTCCTTCAACAACCTCTACGACGTGGACGCCGCGCGCTCGGTGCTCGCGGACCTTACGGAGTGGGAGCCGGATGGGGCCGCCGCCGTGATCGTCAAGCACGCCAACCCGTGCGGCGCGGCGGTCGCCGCCGGGGTCTCCGAGGCCTACCAGTGGGCCTTCGACGGCGACCCGGTCTCCGCGTTTGGTGGCATCGTGGCGCTCAGCCAGGGCGTGGACGCGGATCTCGCAGAGGGGATCTCCCGGGTCTTTACCGAGGTGCTGGTGGCCCCGGAGTTCAGCCCCGCCGCCCTGGAGGTGTTCGAGGCCAAGCCGAACATGATACTGCTCCAGGCCGGGCCGCTCCGGAGCCCCCGGCTCTCTGCGAAGCCGGTTACCGGGGGCCTTCTGGTACAGGAGGGTGACCGGATAGAGGACGGCTCGGATTACCGGGCGGTGGCGGGTGAGCCTTCCGAGGCTCAGATGCGCGACCTGAACTTCGCCTGGCGGGTGGCGCGGGGCGTCAAGAGCAACGCCATAGTGCTGGCGAGCGGCGGGGCGACGGTCGGGATAGGAGCCGGACAGCCCAGCCGGGTCGACTCCTCGAAGATCGCCACCCGAAAAGCCGGAGACGCCGCCCGCGGAGCCGTGGCCGCCAGCGATGCGTTCTTTCCGTTCGCAGACGGCGTGGAGCAACTCGCAGACGCCGGTGTCACGGCGGTCATACAACCCGGCGGCTCCAAAAGGGACGAGGAGGTGATCTCCGCCGCCGCCGAGCGCGGAATAGCGATGGTATTTACGGGCCGGCGTCACTTTCTGCACTAG
- the purN gene encoding phosphoribosylglycinamide formyltransferase, with the protein MSDFSDRSDARGLRLPEGCRIAVLASGGGTNLQALVDAYPEEVAVVAGDRAGAYAFERARTAGIPVEHVAPDGSGNREGYDSELADRLARYDVSLVVGAGYMRLLSGKFLARFPATINVHPSMLPEFKGLGAVERVLEAGVPQTGVTVHYVTEEVDSGPVILQEGLSVRPDDTLESLMERIRPVEHRLLVEAVRMHFRERLTDGPPG; encoded by the coding sequence TTGTCTGACTTCTCTGATCGGTCTGATGCGCGCGGGCTCCGGCTGCCGGAAGGCTGCCGGATCGCGGTGCTGGCCTCTGGCGGGGGCACGAACCTGCAGGCGCTCGTGGACGCCTACCCGGAGGAGGTCGCGGTCGTCGCCGGGGACCGGGCCGGGGCGTACGCCTTCGAGCGCGCGCGAACGGCCGGGATACCCGTCGAGCACGTCGCCCCGGACGGCTCCGGGAACCGGGAGGGGTACGACTCAGAGCTTGCGGACCGTCTCGCCCGGTACGACGTAAGCCTCGTGGTCGGCGCGGGATACATGCGGTTGTTGTCCGGAAAGTTTCTGGCCCGGTTTCCGGCCACGATCAACGTCCACCCCTCGATGCTCCCGGAGTTCAAGGGCCTCGGGGCGGTAGAGCGTGTCCTGGAGGCGGGGGTGCCACAAACCGGGGTGACGGTACACTACGTCACCGAGGAGGTGGACTCCGGCCCCGTTATCCTCCAGGAAGGCTTGTCGGTACGCCCGGACGACACCCTGGAATCTCTGATGGAGCGGATACGTCCTGTAGAGCACCGGCTGCTGGTCGAGGCCGTACGGATGCACTTCCGGGAGCGGCTTACGGACGGGCCTCCAGGCTAG
- the purM gene encoding phosphoribosylformylglycinamidine cyclo-ligase has protein sequence MSAGDSPRDSYEKAGVSIDRGERAVELMKESVAATHGPRVVSGAGGFAGLYSLAGYTDPVLASTIDGVGTKVMVARETGRYASIGTDIANHCMNDVLATGARPVMFLDYVASGRLDPEAVAEVVRGAADACGRHGVALMGGETAEMPGLYGDGDFDVVGCCIGACERTEALDGSGVRPGDEIVGLAASGLHTNGYTLARKVVADAGLSWKDLPEALGGRTLGEEYLEPHRAYVREVETLRGTVEVRALAHVTGGGIQGNLPRVLGGLGARIQTGSWEEPGVFGMIRSLGRVPEAEMRRVFNLGVGMCAVVPQGEAGRAVEALRSSGCRAWRIGEVLADAGVEFV, from the coding sequence TTGAGCGCCGGCGACAGCCCCCGGGACAGCTACGAGAAGGCCGGGGTCTCCATAGACCGCGGGGAGCGGGCGGTGGAGCTCATGAAAGAATCGGTGGCCGCCACCCACGGGCCGCGGGTGGTCTCCGGCGCGGGCGGGTTCGCCGGGCTGTACAGTCTCGCGGGCTACACCGACCCCGTGCTGGCCTCGACCATAGACGGCGTCGGGACGAAGGTCATGGTCGCCCGCGAGACCGGGCGCTACGCCTCCATCGGGACCGACATCGCCAACCACTGCATGAACGACGTGCTCGCCACGGGCGCCCGTCCGGTGATGTTCCTCGACTACGTCGCGAGCGGCAGGCTTGACCCGGAGGCGGTGGCCGAGGTGGTGCGCGGGGCCGCCGACGCCTGCGGCAGGCATGGCGTCGCCCTCATGGGCGGGGAGACGGCCGAGATGCCCGGGCTCTACGGCGACGGCGACTTCGACGTGGTCGGATGCTGTATCGGGGCCTGCGAGAGGACCGAGGCGCTGGACGGGTCCGGTGTCAGACCGGGGGACGAGATCGTCGGGCTCGCCGCGAGCGGGCTGCACACCAACGGCTACACCCTGGCCCGCAAGGTCGTCGCCGACGCCGGGCTATCCTGGAAAGATCTGCCAGAGGCGCTGGGCGGGCGGACGCTCGGAGAGGAGTACCTGGAGCCGCACCGGGCGTACGTGCGGGAGGTCGAGACGTTGCGCGGGACGGTGGAGGTGCGCGCGCTGGCCCACGTAACCGGCGGCGGCATCCAGGGCAACTTGCCCCGCGTCCTGGGCGGCCTCGGGGCCCGGATACAGACCGGGAGCTGGGAGGAGCCCGGCGTGTTCGGGATGATACGGTCGCTCGGGAGAGTCCCCGAAGCGGAGATGCGCCGGGTCTTCAACCTCGGGGTGGGGATGTGCGCGGTGGTGCCGCAGGGAGAGGCCGGGCGGGCCGTGGAAGCCCTAAGGTCCTCTGGCTGCCGCGCCTGGCGTATAGGCGAGGTACTCGCGGACGCCGGGGTGGAGTTTGTCTGA
- the purF gene encoding amidophosphoribosyltransferase — MVDPAGSVTSEIPDITDEKPKEECGVFGIRSRELAGELAQRVYFGLYALQHRGQEAAGIAVSDGESTLAMRDTGLVSRVFDESRLRSLEGGHLALGHVRYSTTGSASWENSQPEFLGRGENNVALAHNGNLVNVAGLRSWLVAEGFEFRSSSDTALIAASVMRELERETLPVGEAVRLAMRRMEGAYSVGMVIGEKLVAFRDPHGFRPLCLGRVEGGYVVSSETCGLDIIGAEFVRDVEPGEILVVDDEGLTSYRVEAPESRHALCVFEYVYFARPDSHIAGREVAGSRERMGEILAEESPAEADVVIPVPDSGIPAAAGYSKRSGIPFAEGLIKNRYVGRTFIQPTEGMRQLGLRLKLNPLPSVIQGQRVVVIDDSIVRGNTSRKLVELLFEAGAREVHFRVSSPPVIGPCYYGIDMDTPDQLVGANYSVEEIRAQLGATSLAYLSTDGMVAATRQEKGRLCRACFDGEYPTGGSSSKHALEGVAGASGAPVSGAPVSGAVRR; from the coding sequence ATGGTAGATCCCGCCGGCAGCGTTACCAGCGAAATCCCAGACATTACGGACGAGAAGCCAAAGGAGGAGTGCGGGGTCTTCGGTATCCGCTCGCGGGAGCTGGCCGGGGAGCTGGCGCAGCGGGTGTACTTCGGGCTGTACGCGCTGCAGCACCGGGGCCAGGAGGCGGCCGGGATAGCCGTCTCCGACGGTGAGAGCACGCTGGCAATGCGGGACACCGGCCTCGTGAGCCGCGTCTTCGACGAGTCGCGGCTGCGGTCGCTCGAAGGCGGGCATCTCGCGCTCGGGCACGTGCGGTACTCCACGACCGGATCCGCCTCGTGGGAGAACTCCCAGCCGGAGTTTCTGGGTCGGGGGGAGAACAACGTGGCGCTCGCCCACAACGGCAACCTGGTAAACGTGGCCGGGCTGCGCTCCTGGCTCGTGGCCGAGGGGTTCGAGTTCAGGTCCTCCTCGGACACGGCGCTTATTGCGGCGAGCGTAATGCGCGAGCTGGAGCGCGAGACTTTGCCGGTCGGTGAGGCCGTGCGTCTGGCGATGCGCCGGATGGAGGGGGCGTACTCCGTTGGGATGGTGATCGGGGAGAAGCTGGTGGCTTTCCGCGATCCGCACGGGTTCAGGCCGCTGTGCCTGGGGCGCGTGGAGGGAGGATACGTCGTGTCGAGCGAGACGTGCGGGCTGGACATTATCGGGGCCGAGTTCGTGCGCGACGTGGAGCCCGGTGAGATCCTGGTAGTGGACGACGAAGGGCTCACGAGCTACAGGGTCGAGGCGCCGGAGAGCCGTCATGCGCTGTGCGTCTTCGAGTACGTGTACTTCGCCCGCCCCGACTCGCACATCGCGGGCCGGGAGGTCGCCGGCTCCCGGGAGAGGATGGGGGAGATCCTGGCCGAGGAGTCCCCGGCCGAGGCGGACGTGGTCATCCCGGTCCCCGACTCCGGCATACCGGCGGCGGCCGGGTACTCTAAGAGAAGCGGCATCCCCTTCGCCGAGGGCCTCATAAAGAACCGCTACGTCGGGCGTACCTTCATCCAGCCGACCGAGGGGATGCGCCAGCTCGGCCTCAGGCTGAAGCTCAACCCGCTGCCCTCGGTCATCCAGGGCCAGCGCGTCGTCGTGATAGACGACTCCATCGTGCGGGGCAACACCTCGCGCAAGCTGGTCGAGCTGCTGTTCGAGGCCGGGGCCAGGGAGGTTCACTTCCGGGTGTCCTCGCCGCCGGTGATCGGACCGTGCTACTACGGGATAGACATGGATACGCCGGATCAGCTCGTGGGCGCGAACTACTCGGTAGAGGAGATCCGGGCCCAGCTCGGGGCCACGAGCCTGGCCTATCTCTCTACCGACGGCATGGTGGCCGCCACCCGGCAGGAGAAGGGACGTCTGTGCCGGGCCTGCTTCGATGGCGAGTATCCGACCGGAGGCTCATCCAGCAAGCACGCGCTCGAAGGCGTAGCGGGAGCCTCCGGTGCTCCCGTATCCGGCGCACCCGTATCCGGCGCGGTGCGCCGCTAG
- the purL gene encoding phosphoribosylformylglycinamidine synthase subunit PurL, producing MSEGAGVEETYAALGISDSEYERILGLLGREPNFLELSLFSVMWSEHCGYKNSRPLLSRFPNEGERVVQGPGENAGAIDIGEGWAVAFKMESHNHPSAVEPYEGAATGVGGIIRDILAMGARPVALMNSLRFGEPSEGRTEYLFREVVRGVGGYGNAVGVPTVGGEIEFAPAYSGNPLVNAMCVGIVRSDGIVSAKAKGPGNVVVLLGSKTGRDGIHGATFASGELSEESEEKRSNVQVGDPFAEKMLIECCLELLEREMLVALQDLGAAGITSSASEMAERGGVGIEIEADKVPRREEGMQAWEVMISESQERMLAVVEPARADEVIRLAERYELLATTIGRVTGDGELRVLDEGIRRGSVPAEALADAPAYEREIVRPAYLDEAQKLDVQEIPPPEDYDAALLKMLAHHNLCSRRSVWEQYDHQVGTDTVVLPGADAAVMRVKATGGGTRGFAITTDGRGRLCYLDPHRGGAAAVAEAYRNLSAVGAEPAAVTDCLNFGSPEKPEGYYQLAGCIEGISEACEGFGTPVVSGNVSLYNETSMGEIYPTPVIGMVGVMDDVRRHATPAFKREGDAVYVVGGFRPTLAASEYLEILHGRVAGEVPRADLASEKRTCDAVRRAVSAGIVDTAHDLSGGGLGVVLAEMSLAGGLGAEVSLLPGARMDVALFGECGGSFVIAVPEEKTGDFEGAMRGVDHSRVGSTGGSRLSVAGLVNVPVQELAGAHGRDLFAGGG from the coding sequence GTGTCTGAGGGGGCGGGTGTGGAGGAGACTTACGCGGCGCTCGGGATCTCGGACTCCGAGTACGAGCGCATCCTGGGGCTCCTCGGGCGGGAGCCGAACTTTCTGGAGCTGTCGCTGTTCAGCGTGATGTGGAGCGAGCACTGCGGCTACAAGAACTCGCGGCCGCTCCTGAGCCGGTTTCCGAACGAGGGCGAGCGTGTGGTGCAGGGGCCGGGCGAGAACGCCGGGGCCATAGACATCGGCGAGGGTTGGGCCGTGGCGTTCAAGATGGAGAGCCACAATCATCCGTCGGCGGTCGAGCCATATGAGGGGGCGGCTACCGGGGTCGGCGGCATCATCCGCGACATCCTGGCGATGGGGGCTCGGCCGGTGGCGCTGATGAACTCTCTACGGTTCGGCGAGCCGTCGGAGGGGCGGACGGAGTACCTGTTCCGGGAGGTGGTGCGCGGCGTCGGCGGGTACGGGAACGCCGTCGGGGTACCGACGGTGGGCGGTGAGATCGAGTTCGCCCCCGCCTACTCCGGCAACCCGCTGGTGAACGCGATGTGCGTCGGAATCGTGCGCTCGGACGGGATCGTGAGCGCCAAGGCCAAGGGGCCGGGCAATGTCGTAGTGCTGCTCGGCTCCAAGACCGGGCGCGACGGCATCCACGGCGCGACGTTCGCCAGCGGAGAGCTTTCGGAGGAGTCGGAGGAGAAGCGTTCGAACGTGCAGGTCGGCGACCCGTTCGCCGAGAAGATGCTCATCGAGTGTTGTCTGGAGCTACTGGAGCGGGAGATGCTGGTGGCTCTGCAGGATCTCGGGGCGGCCGGCATCACCTCCAGCGCCTCTGAGATGGCCGAGCGCGGTGGGGTCGGGATAGAGATAGAGGCCGACAAGGTGCCCCGGCGCGAGGAAGGGATGCAGGCTTGGGAGGTCATGATCTCCGAGTCCCAGGAGAGGATGCTCGCGGTCGTGGAGCCCGCCAGGGCGGACGAGGTGATACGTCTGGCCGAACGCTACGAGCTGCTCGCCACGACGATAGGTCGCGTAACCGGCGACGGTGAGCTGCGGGTGCTGGACGAGGGGATACGGCGCGGCTCGGTCCCCGCCGAGGCTCTGGCCGACGCCCCGGCCTACGAGCGCGAGATAGTCCGCCCGGCTTACCTGGATGAGGCCCAGAAGCTGGACGTACAGGAGATACCGCCTCCCGAGGACTACGACGCGGCTCTACTAAAGATGCTCGCCCACCACAACCTGTGCTCGCGGCGGTCGGTGTGGGAACAGTACGACCATCAGGTCGGCACCGATACCGTGGTCCTGCCCGGAGCAGACGCGGCCGTGATGCGGGTAAAAGCCACGGGAGGCGGTACCCGGGGCTTCGCCATCACCACCGACGGGCGCGGGCGGCTGTGCTACCTGGACCCGCATCGTGGCGGGGCCGCGGCCGTCGCCGAGGCTTACCGCAATCTCTCGGCGGTCGGCGCGGAGCCCGCCGCCGTCACCGACTGCCTGAACTTCGGCAGTCCCGAGAAGCCGGAGGGATACTACCAGCTGGCCGGGTGTATAGAGGGTATATCCGAGGCATGCGAGGGGTTCGGGACGCCGGTGGTGAGCGGGAACGTCAGCCTGTACAACGAGACTTCGATGGGTGAGATCTACCCGACCCCCGTGATCGGGATGGTCGGCGTAATGGACGACGTCCGCCGCCACGCCACCCCCGCCTTCAAGCGCGAGGGCGACGCCGTGTACGTGGTCGGTGGCTTTCGGCCCACGCTCGCGGCCTCCGAGTACCTGGAGATCTTGCACGGCAGGGTAGCGGGCGAGGTGCCGCGGGCGGATCTCGCCTCGGAAAAACGTACCTGTGACGCGGTGCGGCGGGCGGTGTCCGCCGGGATCGTGGACACCGCCCACGACCTCTCGGGCGGCGGGCTGGGCGTCGTGCTGGCCGAGATGTCCCTGGCGGGCGGTCTCGGCGCAGAGGTTTCGCTTCTGCCGGGGGCCCGCATGGACGTGGCGCTCTTCGGGGAGTGCGGGGGCAGCTTCGTCATCGCCGTGCCGGAAGAAAAGACCGGGGACTTCGAGGGTGCGATGCGGGGGGTGGATCACTCGCGGGTCGGGAGCACCGGCGGTAGCCGGCTTTCCGTGGCCGGGCTCGTAAACGTGCCGGTGCAGGAGCTCGCCGGAGCACATGGGAGGGATCTTTTCGCCGGTGGTGGATGA
- the purQ gene encoding phosphoribosylformylglycinamidine synthase subunit PurQ, whose translation MRVGVPIFPGSNCDRDALSALERVGAEPVELWHADADLKGVDAVFVPGGFSYGDYLRPGAIARFSGVMGPLEEFARDGGPVIGVCNGFQVLAEAHLLPGALLQNKSTRFVCTRTRVRVESVETPWTAACEPGAELTLPVAHNEGNYYADAETLRALEEEGRVVLRYLENPNGSAGDIAGVCNEARNVVGLMPHPERASDPVLGLDDGLCILRSILQGAAKAGAGV comes from the coding sequence TTGAGGGTCGGTGTCCCGATCTTTCCGGGCTCCAACTGCGACCGCGACGCGCTCTCCGCCCTCGAACGCGTCGGCGCCGAGCCCGTCGAGCTGTGGCACGCCGACGCCGACCTCAAGGGAGTTGACGCCGTCTTCGTCCCCGGCGGCTTCTCCTACGGCGACTACCTGCGCCCCGGCGCAATAGCTCGTTTCTCCGGCGTCATGGGACCGCTAGAAGAGTTCGCCCGCGACGGCGGGCCCGTTATAGGGGTGTGTAACGGCTTCCAGGTCCTCGCCGAGGCACATCTACTTCCCGGAGCATTGTTGCAAAACAAGAGCACGAGGTTCGTGTGTACCCGGACCCGCGTACGGGTGGAGAGCGTGGAGACGCCGTGGACGGCCGCGTGCGAGCCTGGAGCGGAGCTCACGCTGCCGGTGGCGCACAACGAGGGCAACTACTATGCCGACGCGGAGACGCTGCGCGCGCTGGAGGAGGAGGGCCGGGTGGTGTTGCGCTACCTGGAGAACCCGAACGGCTCTGCGGGAGACATAGCCGGGGTGTGCAACGAGGCGCGTAACGTCGTCGGGCTGATGCCGCACCCGGAGAGGGCCTCGGACCCGGTGCTCGGTCTGGACGACGGGCTGTGTATCCTGCGCTCCATTCTGCAGGGGGCGGCGAAGGCGGGCGCGGGTGTCTGA
- the purS gene encoding phosphoribosylformylglycinamidine synthase subunit PurS, with translation MKVRVMVRPKEGILDPQGEAVRRALPALGFEGVKSVHVGRLVEMEVESAEEVEGMCRRLLANPTIEEYEWEIVE, from the coding sequence TTGAAGGTCCGCGTCATGGTGCGCCCGAAGGAGGGCATCCTGGACCCGCAGGGCGAGGCGGTGCGCCGGGCGCTGCCCGCGCTGGGCTTCGAGGGTGTGAAGTCCGTCCACGTCGGCCGGTTGGTCGAGATGGAGGTCGAGAGCGCCGAAGAGGTCGAGGGTATGTGCCGCCGCCTGCTCGCAAACCCGACTATAGAGGAGTACGAGTGGGAGATCGTCGAGTAG
- the purC gene encoding phosphoribosylaminoimidazolesuccinocarboxamide synthase yields the protein MATNEAGEILYEGKAKQVFATDDPQVLLHRYKDDATAYNAAKRGSWEGKGRTNAMMSAAIFKYLEEHGVPTHFISQEDETSITTKNLQMLPVEVVVRNVAAGSLSRLIGIEEGTPLSAPIVELCLKSDELGDPMLTHAHFRELGVPEDDLMFCEELGLRVNELLTSFFDEKGIILVDFKIEVGRDPGGELMLADEISPDTCRFWDKETGEKLDKDRFRRDMGGVEEAYAEMLRRVTG from the coding sequence GTGGCGACTAACGAGGCCGGAGAGATACTGTACGAGGGGAAGGCCAAGCAGGTCTTCGCCACCGACGACCCGCAGGTCCTGCTGCACCGCTACAAGGACGACGCCACCGCCTACAACGCCGCCAAGCGCGGCTCGTGGGAGGGCAAGGGCCGCACCAACGCGATGATGAGCGCGGCGATCTTCAAGTACCTCGAAGAGCACGGCGTCCCGACGCACTTCATAAGCCAGGAGGACGAGACCTCCATAACCACCAAGAATTTGCAGATGCTGCCGGTGGAGGTCGTGGTGCGCAACGTCGCGGCGGGTTCTCTGTCTCGGCTCATCGGGATCGAGGAGGGCACGCCACTCTCGGCCCCGATAGTCGAGCTGTGCCTCAAGAGCGACGAGCTCGGCGACCCGATGCTCACCCACGCCCACTTCCGCGAGCTCGGGGTGCCCGAAGATGACCTCATGTTCTGCGAGGAGCTCGGTTTACGGGTAAACGAGCTTCTAACGAGCTTCTTCGACGAGAAGGGCATTATCCTCGTGGACTTCAAGATAGAGGTCGGGCGCGACCCCGGGGGAGAGCTGATGCTGGCGGACGAGATCTCCCCCGACACCTGCCGCTTCTGGGACAAGGAGACCGGCGAGAAGCTGGACAAGGACCGCTTCCGCCGCGACATGGGCGGCGTCGAAGAAGCCTACGCAGAGATGCTGCGCCGGGTGACGGGCTAA